Proteins found in one Macaca nemestrina isolate mMacNem1 chromosome 4, mMacNem.hap1, whole genome shotgun sequence genomic segment:
- the LOC112425018 gene encoding keratin-associated protein 22-2: MCYYHNYYGSLDYGCSYGSEYGDSGYACNFPSSYGRFLLAPTKKFQLPVTLSHFLVMR; encoded by the coding sequence ATGTGCTACTACCACAACTATTATGGTAGCCTGGACTATGGCTGCAGCTATGGCTCTGAATATGGTGACTCTGGTTATGCCTGCAACTTTCCAAGCTCCTATGGAAGGTTCCTACTGGCTCCTACAAAGAAATTCCAATTGCCAGTCACTTTGAGTCATTTTCTTGTGATGCGCTAA